A genomic segment from Candidatus Fermentibacter sp. encodes:
- a CDS encoding ParB/RepB/Spo0J family partition protein: protein MPRKVLGRGLEALIPPLASTAVALDDQVAAGMEIPVGEIEANPYQPRTQFDDDAIQELAASIRATGVLQPVLVRRQAGAGGYQLVAGERRLRAAKIAGINKIPAIIRKVDDREMMELSLIENIQRENLNPIEEAKAYNTLAEKLGLTHDQISERVGKQRVSITNSLRLLGLPSEVQEMVSRGTLSAGHARALLAIEKPTELVMAARYVQAKGFSVRRTEAFVRRKLRRMHSRPRSQKVSGMREWEVRLQQKFSTRVTITPGRKGGKVEFEYYGQEDLERLLEAWGAM, encoded by the coding sequence ATGCCTAGGAAGGTGCTGGGTCGCGGGCTCGAGGCGCTGATTCCACCGCTGGCGTCAACGGCGGTTGCGCTCGACGACCAGGTTGCCGCCGGGATGGAGATTCCGGTCGGGGAGATCGAGGCGAATCCCTACCAGCCGCGGACCCAGTTCGACGACGATGCCATCCAGGAGCTGGCTGCCTCCATCAGGGCGACCGGAGTGCTGCAGCCGGTCCTCGTGCGGCGCCAGGCTGGCGCTGGTGGCTATCAGTTGGTGGCCGGTGAGCGTCGCCTTAGAGCTGCTAAAATAGCTGGCATCAACAAAATCCCAGCAATAATCAGGAAGGTTGACGACCGGGAGATGATGGAGCTCTCGCTGATCGAGAACATCCAGCGCGAGAACCTGAACCCGATCGAGGAGGCCAAGGCCTACAACACGCTCGCAGAGAAACTGGGCTTGACCCACGACCAGATCTCCGAGCGGGTCGGAAAGCAGCGGGTCTCCATCACGAACTCCCTCCGCCTCCTCGGTCTCCCGTCCGAGGTGCAGGAGATGGTTTCACGTGGAACATTGAGCGCCGGTCACGCCCGGGCCCTGCTGGCGATAGAGAAGCCGACGGAGCTCGTGATGGCGGCCCGTTACGTGCAGGCCAAGGGCTTCTCGGTACGGCGCACCGAGGCCTTCGTTCGACGGAAGCTGCGCCGGATGCACTCTCGCCCGCGTTCGCAGAAGGTGAGCGGAATGCGCGAGTGGGAGGTCCGCCTCCAGCAGAAGTTCAGCACTCGCGTGACCATCACGCCCGGGCGTAAGGGCGGAAAGGTCGAGTTCGAGTACTACGGGCAGGAGGATCTCGAGCGCCTGCTCGAAGCCTGGGGAGCGATGTGA
- a CDS encoding polymer-forming cytoskeletal protein, with translation MKFRSRSSEADESPAPSTIVGVGSSFRGTLMVHGTLRIDGEFEGDILDCHRLEIGEHGLMRADVEVKEALIQGRVYGNVRALGTLEMRQGAHVEGDVAAVSVIMENGVYFTGRCTMLDTGTEGVEMRSDLPRSHG, from the coding sequence ATGAAGTTCCGGTCGCGTTCCTCCGAAGCGGACGAATCGCCTGCTCCCAGCACCATCGTCGGCGTCGGCTCGAGCTTCCGCGGCACCCTGATGGTGCACGGCACCCTGCGAATCGACGGCGAATTCGAAGGAGACATCCTCGACTGCCATCGCCTCGAGATCGGCGAGCACGGTCTCATGCGTGCCGATGTCGAGGTGAAGGAGGCCCTCATTCAGGGCAGGGTCTATGGCAACGTGCGCGCTCTCGGAACCCTCGAGATGAGGCAGGGCGCCCATGTGGAGGGAGACGTCGCGGCCGTCAGCGTCATCATGGAGAACGGCGTCTACTTCACGGGCCGTTGCACGATGCTGGACACGGGTACCGAGGGCGTCGAGATGCGTTCGGACCTGCCGCGCAGCCACGGCTGA